One region of Trachemys scripta elegans isolate TJP31775 chromosome 8, CAS_Tse_1.0, whole genome shotgun sequence genomic DNA includes:
- the DNASE2B gene encoding deoxyribonuclease-2-beta, protein MTAGSLSSCVFLLLFSSIRSLWAAEISCKSEDGNPVDWFLLYKLPKYIRKASPGTGLEYMYMDSLTQVWQLSKFLINMTQSALGQTLNQLYEAYKSKNDSTAYVIYNDDVPHSKHYSWKQGHTKGFLLLDKSQGFWGIHSIPLFPPFPEKGYGYPPTGKQNAQMAICITFRYNQFAEIDKQLLCYNPNIYSCSIPDIFHPDLQNLQKLCVGSALPLVPWRHLSKLQSAQGENFLHFAKSRFFVDDIYVAWMAQQLQTDLLAESWQHDGQELPSNCSLQHHVYNINLIKTPWNSTFSSYYDHSKWCVSWRYEDQWTCIGDLNRAPQQAWRSGGFICTQNPYIYKAFRHMIFHYHSCNNSRRWI, encoded by the exons ATGACTGCAGGATCTTTATCGAGTTGCGTTTTTTTGCTGTTATTTAGTTCCATCAGGTCCCTTTGGGCAgctgaaatttcctgcaaaagTGAAGATGGTAACCCAGTTGATTG GTTTCTTCTTTACAAGTTACCAAAGTATATAAGAAAAGCGAGTCCCGGGACTGGGCTGGAGTACATGTACATGGATTCTTTGACGCAAGTTTGGCAATTGAGTAAATTCCTGATCAATATGACACAAAGTGCCCTGGGGCAAACATTAAACCAACTTTATGAAGCTTATAAATCCAAG AACGACAGCACTGCCTATGTGATATACAATGATGATGTCCCTCACTCAAAGCAttacagctggaaacaaggacaCACTAAAG GATTTCTGCTCTTGGACAAATCACAAGGTTTCTGGGGGATTCACAGCATCCCTCTGTTCCCTCCATTTCCTGAGAAGGGTTATGGATATCCACCGACCGGAAAGCAAAATGCACAGATGGCCATCTGTATAACATTCAGATATAACCAGTTTGCAGAAATAG ACAAACAGTTGTTATGCTACAATCCAAACATCTACAGCTGCTCCATCCCTGACATCTTTCACCCTGACCTCCAAAATCTGCAAAAGCTTTGTGTAGGTTCTGCGCTGCCTCTAGTCCCTTGGCGCCACCTCTCCAAACTCCAGTCAGCCCAGGGAGAAAACTTCCTCCACTTTGCTAAATCACGCTTTTTTGTTGATG ATATCTACGTAGCCTGGATGGCTCAACAGTTGCAGACAGATTTGTTAGCAGAATCCTGGCAGCATGATGGACAGGAGCTTCCCTCAAACTGCTCTCTCCAACACCATGTCTACAACATAAACCTCATTAAGACACCGTGGAATTCCACTTTCAGTTCCTATTATGATCACTCTAAATGGTGTGTTTCCTGGAGATATGAAGATCAATGGACGTGTATTGGAGACTTAAACCGTGCTCCTCAACAGGCTTGGAGAAGCGGTGGGTTCATTTGTACCCAGAATCCGTACATTTACAAAGCTTTCAGACACATGATCTTCCATTACCATAGCTGTAATAACTCCCGAAGATGGATATGA